A DNA window from Amycolatopsis sp. DSM 110486 contains the following coding sequences:
- a CDS encoding GNAT family N-acetyltransferase: MAGRMSSSPLDNPVWAALTGPHAHLAEQKGQVLRYPADVAPFVALPDQPDEHVWRDVADLAGPGATAVIAGATGPAPAGWTVLGETPGVQLEGTGLTVAPDAEAVRLTEADVPEMLDLVARTQPGPFLPRTISLGTYLGIRRDGALIAMAGERFHPPGWTEISAVCTDPAVRGEGLAARLIRAVAAGIRERGELPFLHAAASNVGAIRLYEHLGFRLNRTLVFLAVQVPEADKR, encoded by the coding sequence ATGGCAGGCAGGATGAGCTCGTCGCCGCTCGACAACCCGGTGTGGGCAGCGCTGACCGGACCGCACGCGCACTTGGCCGAGCAGAAGGGCCAGGTCCTGCGCTACCCCGCGGACGTCGCGCCGTTCGTGGCCCTGCCGGATCAGCCGGACGAGCACGTCTGGCGTGACGTCGCCGACCTCGCCGGGCCCGGAGCCACGGCCGTGATCGCCGGCGCGACGGGTCCCGCGCCCGCGGGCTGGACCGTGCTCGGGGAAACGCCGGGCGTGCAGCTCGAGGGCACCGGCCTGACGGTGGCGCCCGACGCGGAAGCCGTCCGCCTCACCGAAGCCGACGTGCCCGAGATGCTCGACCTCGTCGCCCGCACGCAGCCCGGCCCGTTCCTGCCGCGCACCATCTCCCTGGGCACCTACCTGGGCATCCGCCGCGACGGCGCCCTCATCGCGATGGCCGGCGAACGCTTCCACCCGCCGGGCTGGACGGAGATCAGCGCGGTCTGCACCGACCCGGCGGTCCGCGGCGAGGGTTTGGCGGCGCGGCTGATCCGCGCGGTCGCGGCGGGCATTCGTGAGCGCGGGGAGCTGCCGTTCCTGCACGCCGCCGCGTCGAACGTCGGCGCGATCCGGCTGTACGAGCACCTGGGCTTCCGGCTGAACCGGACGTTGGTGTTCCTCGCGGTGCAGGTGCCCGAAGCGGACAAGCGCTAG